Within the Polaribacter pectinis genome, the region TTATTTAGATGATCTGTATTATTCTTACGGATATTATTTTGGTGAAATTAGAGTAGACCCACAAGACGAAAATGGAATTTATGTACAAGGAGTTCCTATTTTAAAATCTAAAGACGGTGGAAAAACCTTTATATCTATCAGTAAGGAAAATGTGCACGCAGACCATCAAGCATTGTGGGTAAACCCAAAAAAACAAGGACATTTAATTGACGGAAACGATGGCGGATTAAATATTTCTTACGACGATGGGGAAAATTGGATTAAACTAAACGACCCGGCTGTAGGGCAGTTTTATTCTGTGTATGCAGACAATCAGAAAAACTATAAAGTCTATGGTGGCTTGCAAGATAATGGAGTTTGGGTGGCAGATAATAACGCAAGAATTGATAAATATTGGCAACAATCTGGTCAAAACCCTTATGAATCAATTATGGGAGGAGATGGAATGCAAGTTCAGGTAGATGATAGGAATCCGAATATTGTTTACACAGGTTATCAGTTTGGAAATTATTTTAGAATAGATAGAGAAAAAGGAAAGCAAGATTATATTCAGCCAAAACATACGTTGGGCGAAACTCCTTATCGTTTTAATTGGCAAACGCCTATTCATTTATCGAAACACAACCAAGATATTTTATATTTAGGAGGTAATAAATTACACCGTTCCTTAAATAAAGGTGATGATTGGGAAACAATTTCTGGAGATTTAACAACAGGAGGGAAAAAAGGAAATGTTGCTTACGGAACCTTAACTTCAATATCTGAAAGTCCGTTTCAATTCGGTTTAATCTATGTTGGTTCAGATGATGGATACATTAACATAACTAAAAACGGAGGAGGAAGTTGGACACGAATTTCTAATAATTTACCACAAAATTTGTGGGTTTCCAGAGTAATTGCTTCAGCACATAAAAAAGAAAGAGTTTATGCAACTTTAAACGGTTACAGGTTTGACGATTTTACAACGTATGTTTATATGTCTGATGATTATGGGCAAACATGGAAAAGTATTAGTAGTAACCTACCAACATCTCCAGTAAATGTGATAAAAGAAGACCCAGCAAACGAAAATATATTGTATGTAGGAACAGATAATGGATTATACGTTTCTTTCAACCATGGAAATTCTTGGGAAGCATTTTCTAAAAATTTACCAAATGTAGCAGTTCATGATTTGGTAATTCAGCCAACAGCAAAGCATTTAATTATGGCAACACATGGAAGAAGTTTATACAAAGCAGATATTTCACCTCTACAAGTATTTGATGAAGATTTAGCAACAAAGTATGCTTATATTTTTGAAATTGAATCCATTCGAAAAAGGAATTCTTGGGGAAGTTCTTGGAGCAAATGGTTGCCAGCAAACACACCTGTTGTAAACATTCCTTTTTATGTAAAATCTAGTGGTAAAATAACTATTGATATTTATTCTGAAGATACAAAGGCTACAAAAAGTGTGAAAGTAAACTCGATTTTTGTTACTGCAGATAAAGGTTTTAATGAAGCAAAATTTGATGTTTCTTTTTCTGAAAAAGGAAAAAAAATATACTTAAAACAACATAATGAGATAGATATAAAACCAGCAAAAAATGAAGTGAACTATTTGCCAAAAGGAAAATACACTGTTAAAATTGGTGATGCTGAAAGTGAATTTGAGGTAAAGTAGTATTTGTAATTTCAATAATATGGAATCAAAAAAAGTAGAAATAGAAGCTAAAGTTGATAAACCAATCCAAAAAGTATGGGAATTTTGGACAGAACCCAAACACATTACAAATTGGAATTTTGCATCAGTCGATTGGCATTGTCCTTATGCTGAAAATGATTTGAAAAAAGGTGGTAAATTCTCTTTTACAATGGCTTCTAGAGACGGAAAAATGAGCTTCGATTTAGGTGGAACTTATGATGAAGTAACTGAAAACAATCAAATTTCCTCTTTTTTAGAAGATGGCAGAAAAGTAGATACTTATTTTACAGCAGAAAATAATTCAACAATTGTTAAAACGATTTTTGAAACAGAAAACACCAACCCAATTGAAATGCAAAAATCTGGTTGGCAAGCAATTTTGAATAATTTCAAAAAATATGCTGAAAATAGATAATCTTAAACATAAAAAAATCCGATAAAAATTTAATTTTCATCGGATTTTCTTTATTTGTCATTCCTGAACAAACAGAAATTTATTTTAACCTCTTATAATTCTTGTTTTAATGTTTTTGTTTCTATTCAGAGTCTAACAACTTCAAAGAACTCGCAACAAATCTTCCATCAACAACTTCGCCAGTAATTTCTCCTTTACGAACTACGTTACAAAAACCGATTTTCTCATCATGAGCATCTCCAAAATCGTCGATATTAAAACCATCAACAAAATAAGCTTTATCGTCTAAACGAACTGCTAAACTACATCCATCTTCAGAATCTAAATCAAATTGACATTGTCCACAAGAGACTTCTGCAACTTGTGTTACTTCTTTCTTATTACTGCAAGAAAAAGCAATCATAAAAAGGGATAAAAAAAGTAATTTTTTCATAATTATATATTTAAATTATTTTCGAACTTCCAACTAAATACTTTCTACTTTTTAGAGCTCCAAGAATCTCTCAATCCAACAGTTTTATTAAAAACTAATTTATCAGAAGTAGAATCATCATCAACATTAAAATACCCCAAACGTTGAAACTGAAAACGCTCGCCAATTTCTGCAGTTTGTAAACTTGGCTCTAAATAAGCATTAATAATCTCTAAAGAATCAGGGTTAATAAATTCCATATAATCTTTGTCTTTATGCGAGTCTGGTGCTTCATCTAAAAACAACCTGTCATACGCTCTCACTTCAGCATTAATAGCGTGTTTAGCAGAAACCCAATGCAAAGTACCTTTTACTTTACGTTTACTTTCTTCAGTATCCATTCCAGATTTTGTTAAAGGATCATATGTACACTGAATTTCAGTAATATTTCCATCTGCATCTTTTGTACAACTTTCAGCTTTAATAAAATACGCATTTTTTAAACGCACTTCACTTCCTAATTTCAAACGGAAAAACTTCTTATTTGCTTCCTCTCTAAAATCTTCTCTTTCTATATAAATCTCTCTAGAAAATGGAACTTCTCTGCTACCAAAACCTTCTTCATAATCGTTATAATTGGCATCCAACATTTCTTCTTTTCCTTCAGGATAATTTGTAATTACCACCTTTACAGGATCTAAAACTGCCATTACTCTTTTTGCAGTTTTGTTTAAATCTTCACGGATTTTAAACTCTAAAAGCGCAACATCAATTATATTTTCACGTTTAGAAACACCAACTGTTTCTACAAAACTTCTAATAGAAGCAGGTGTGTAACCACGTCTTCTTAATCCAGAAATTGTTGGCATTCTTGGGTCATCCCAACCAGAAACGATTCCGTTTTCAACTAAAGTCAACAATTTACGTTTACTCATAATTGTGTAACTCAAATTCAAACGTGAAAATTCACGTTGTTTTGGCGGATTTGGGTACGAATCTTTACTATATTCATACACATTATCTCTAAACCAGTTGTATAATTCTCTGTGAGGTTTAAACTCTAAAGAACACAAAGAATGTGAAATTTGCTCTAAATAATCACTTTCTCCATGCGTCCAATCGTACATTGGATAAATACACCAATCAGAACCAGTTCTGTGATGATCTTTAAACATAATTCTGTACATTAATGGATCACGCATTAGCATGTTATCGCTTGCCATGTCTATTTTTGCACGTAAAGTATGTTCTCCTTCTTTAAATTTCCCATCTTTCATTCCTTGAAACAATTCCAAGTTTTCTTCCACAGATCTATTGCGAAAAGGACTGTTTGTACCAACTTGAGTTGGAGTTCCTTTTTGTACGCGCATTTCTTCTGATGATTGAGAATCTACATACGCTTTACCATCTTTTATCAATAAAACTGCCCAGTCATATAATTGCTGAAAATAATCTGAAGAATAACATTCTTCCGCCCATTTATAGCCCAACCAAGAAACGTCATTCTTAATAGCATCTACATATTCCTGCTCTTCTTTTGCAGGGTTTGTATCATCGAAACGCAAGTTTACAGGCGCATTATATTTCTGCCCTAAACCGAAACTAATTCCGATTGCTTTTGTATGACCAATATGTAAATATCCATTTGGTTCTGGTGGAAAACGGAAACGTAAATTCTCTTTTGGCATTCCATTAGCCAAATCCTCTTCAATAATTTGCTCTAAAAAATTGAGCGATTTCTTCTCTTCAGACATTGTTTTAATTGAAAAAATTAGAACACAAAATTACGCAAAATACTTGATTGCTATTGAGAGTTTTGTAACAAAATTAGATTTTATGCTACTAATAAATAAACACCATTTATTATGAGCGATCAAATTAGAAATTACACGTGTCCGAAATGCAATTGCAAAACCTATAAATTAGGACAAATGCGTGCAACTGGCGGAACATTATCAAAAATTTTCGATGTTCAAAATCAGAAATTTACCAGTGTAACTTGCGAACGTTGTACCTACACAGAATTTTACAAAACTAAAACAAGCGCAATAAGTAACGTTTTCGACTTTTTTACCAATTAATTTTAGGGCGTTCCCTTTCAGGTCGCGCTTTCCATTGTATCTTTTTATTTCAGAAAAGAAATAAAAAGGATGCCATTTCAACTGCGAAGCACTCACGATTTCAAAAGAAATATTAAAGCATGAGTAATCGCTAACGCAGGCATTTTTGCCAGTTAAAGTTTTCTAAAAGGAAGTTTTACTACTTATTTATTGTTGTATTTTTGTAACAATGAAAAAAGAGGATAAAAAACCAGATTTAGTCGTTTTTAATGAGGAAACTCAAAAATACGATGCTGCACTAAAACCATACGGAACATCCGCAAGTTCGCCAGTAATTAAACCTACAAATACGGCAACTTGGACTGCAGATGGTGTAAGAAGAACCAACAAAATATTAAAAGGCAAATTTGACGAAGTTAGAAAAGAGTATGAAGCTTTAATGGAAAAATTTCATTACAATGACATGCTTTACAATGCAAAATTTGGTTTCGAACCTATTTTCGGAGAAATTTATCACTTGTATAACAACAAGAAAAACGAACATTTTTTATCAATTATAGCTCCAGATCAGTGGGATTTAGAATATTTAGGTTCTTTTAGATTAAACACCGATAAAATGTGGGAAAAAGTAGATTTAAAACCAGATACAGAAGAATAATATGGGAATCATAAAAGTAAATAATATAAAACTCTACGCTTTTCACGGTTGTTTAGATGAAGAAGCAAAAATAGGGTCAGAGTACAGAGTAGATGTAGCCATAAAAGCAGATTTAAGAAAATCTGCAAAAACAGATGAATTAGTAGATACAGTAGATTATGTTCATTTAAATCATATTGTTAAACAAGAAATGGCAATTCGTTCTAAGTTGTTAGAAGAAGTGGCACAAAGAATTTTAGATCGTTTTTTTAAAGAATTAAAAATGATAAAAAAAGCTACTGTTGCAGTATCTAAAATAAATCCACCAATTGGCGGAAATGTAGAAGAAGTGGTAATAATTCTTACCAAAAAACGATGAACTTAAATCAAATTACGGTTCCATCATTAGATTTAGAAAAATCGATTCCTTTTTATCAAAAGTTAGGTTTAGAGTTAATTGTTGAAGCTTTACCAAATTATGCAAGATTTGTTTGTCCCAATGGTAGTTCTACTTTTTCAATTCATCAAGTTAAAGAACTTCCTAAAGGAGACGGAATTTATATCTATTTTGAATGTGAAAATTTAGACGAAAAAGTAGATAGTTTAATTGAAGAAGGAATTCAATTTGATGAAAAACTAGAGGATAAAAACTGGTTATGGAGAGAAGCTAGATTAAAAGATTTAGATGGGAATCAACTTATATTGTTTTATGGAGGAGAAAATAGAATAAATCCACCTTGGAAAATCAAAACATAAAAAAATACTTGCAATACTTGCAATACTTGTAAATTTGCGTAAATTTGCAATCCTATTACAAAAGGTGTCTTGGCCGAGTGGCTAGGCAATGGTTTGCAAAACCATGTACAGCGGTTCGAATCCGCTAGACACCTCTAAAACGTCTCAATTTTTTGAGACGTTTTTTTATTTAAATAAGTTTTAATTTATTGGTTGTTAGAAATATTTTATCTAAAAAATATTTTAGTATTCTAAATTAGTAGTATATCTTTAACTAAATTCATTTTATGAAACAACTTATATTAAAACTATACATCCTTTTTAGTTTATGTTTTACAACAAGTATTTTTGCCCAAGACTTGGTTGCAGAGAAAGGGAGTTTTGGTGTTGATGTTAAAAACAAAATTATTGTTTGGCACGTTACTAATTTAGATGCTATAAAGACTACGAATAAAGATATTAAGACTATAGTTTTTGATAGAAAATTCAAATTAAAAGATATTAAATTCGAAAGTCTTTCATATATAAATGGAATTCCTGTTTTAAACGGAGAGATTTATACGCTATACATTACTAAACTACCATTAGTTCATTTAACAGTAGATACTTCTAAAATGGATAATGTTTTTAAGATACCAGCATATTTTACATTTTTTGATAATAGGAAATACGTAAAAACTACAACAGGTGTAAGATATCGTGGAAATTTATCTTTGTCTTTTGCTAAAAAATCATTCGATTTAGAGTTTTGGAGCGATAGTATTAATAGAGAAAAAAAAGATGTAAAATTAGGTAACTTAAGGTCAGATGATGATTGGATTCTAGATGGTATGTTTAATGAACCTTTGCGTTTAAGATCTTTTGTAGTAACTAATTTATGGGAGAAAATTCATAAACCTTACTACTTAAAAAATGAACCGAAAGCAAAAAGTGGCTTTGGAGTTAAATTTGTAGAAGTTTTCAAAAACAATGAATATTATGGTATTTATCAACTTTCCGAATCTTTAGATAGGAAACAGTTAAAGCTTAAAAAGAATAAAGAAAACACTATTAATGGCGAGTTATTTAAGGCTAATTCATACAAAGGAGGACCAGATTTTACAAAATCTCCTGAAAAATATGAAAACCAAATGTATTGGAATGGTTGGGCTATGCGCTATCCTTCTACTAATTATTCTTTAGGATGGAAAAATTTATCAGAATTATCGAATTTGATTGTTCATGGTTCTGATGAAGATTTTTTAAAGAATATAGAAAGTAAATTTCAAACTTCTAATGCTGTAGATTATTATCTTTTTATCAATCTGTTAAGAGCCACAGATAATTTGGGTAAAAATTATTATTTAGGAAAGTACGATAAAAACGAACCTTATTTCTTTATTCCTTGGGATTTAGATGGTGTTTGGGGAGTCATACAAGATGGAGTTCCTATTTACAATACAAATGATGTTCTTGATAATGGGCTTTTAAAGAGATTATTAGATATTAACCCCAATAATTATAAGAAGAAAGTAAAAGAAAGATGGACTAAATTACGTTTGAAAGAATTTAGTAACGAAAATCTATTTTCTGAAATTAACGGAATTTACCATCAATTTACAGACGAAAAAATCTACGAACGTGAACAATTAGTGTGGAAGAATAAATTAAATGAAACTTCTAATGAAGAACATTATGAGCGTCTTAAAACATGGTTAAACAAAAGATTAAGCTATCTTGATAGTGAGTTTAATAAATTGTAATTAATTTTTTAAAGGTGTTTTTGTAAAATTAGCATCAATAATAAACTCTTCATGGTTTTCAATTAATAAGCCTTGGGTTTTACCCGAAAACTTTTTATCTGCGTGAACAACATCTGTTCTTATCACTTTCCCGTTAAAATCTGTAGAAACGTTTTTAACATGAGTATGACCAATCACTATTTTTTCTGCATCATAGTAATTTAAAACACTATCTAAACCAGAAAGAGTAATTTTCGGATAATTTTTTGTCTTAAAAAAAAGACCTCTGTACCATAAGGGACCTTTTGAGCTAAATAAAAATTTTACAGTTTTATTTTCCGACCTTTTTTTATTTTGAAAGTTTTTTCGCGCTAAATTATTTATCTCATTTAGGCCTAATTTGTATTCTAAAATCTTAGGACTTAAACCAGCATGCACAAAAATGTAACTGCCTATTTTTTCTATTACATTTTTTGTAGCTAACCATTTTCCTAATTCAGAATTTACAGAATACATGTATTTTGTAGCTTCTTTAGGTTTGTTTATTTGGCTAATTTCTTTAGCAGCTTTAATATATTTTTCTTGGTTATATCTGTAATCGCCATTAAAGTTCATTATTTCATGGTTCCCTAAAATAAAATGTACAACACCACTTTGTTTCATTGCTTGTTGTTCTAGTTTGTATATCAACCATAAAACTTGCGTTACATTTTTTCCTCTATCAACAAAATCTCCTATTAAAACTAAATGTCCATCATTATAAATCCAATTGTGGTTTTTATCAATTATCTTATTGGAATACAAAAAGCCTGCAAAAGCATCATAATTCCCTTCAATATCTGATATTACAGTCATTTTATTTGGTAAATCGTAAATTGTTCTTGGAATTGTATGCTTTTCTTTTAGTGAAAAATAAAACTCATCCTTATCCTTATTGTCTGTGCGAACAAGTAAAGAATCTTTATCGAATTTAGGCAGAATAACCAACCTATTTTTTGCATTTACGCTGAATAAAGTATCGTTAATTATATAAGGTCCATCATGTCCAGAATAAATAAGTGGTTTTTTCTTTTCTTTTGCTTTATTGAAACGAACTCTTTGAACACTATCTATTTTTTGTGATTTATGTACGGTTTTTTTTTGGGCAAAACATTCAATATTACTATTTAAAAAGAATAGTAAAGAGAATAGTAAAAAATAATATTTTAAGAAAATAGCTTTCATTTTTTTAGGCAGAATCAGAATGAATTTTGCGAGTTTTAATGCAATAAAAATACTCATCTATTTGCTATTATAAGTCTAATACGTGTTAAACTTTGTTAAAGTAAAAAATTAATAGCCAATCAAAACATTTTTAAAATATAAAGAAAGCACAAGGGTTTTGTTAGGTTTTCTTTGTATGACATTTATCATAATTATTATTATGTAATAATATTAATTTTGAAGAACAATCAGAAAGCTAACTTTTTCAACTAAAATCTATTATTATGAGCTTACAAAAAGTTATTACAATCTTTATTTTATTCATTTCTATAAATATTTTTTCTCAATTTAAAGTAGATGCAGATATTAGATCACGTTTCGAATATCGTCATGGATTTAGCAATCTTTTTCCAGATAATGCAGATCCAGCTGCTTTTGTAGTTCAGAGAACCCGTTTAAACATGAATTATGAGTTAGAGAAACTTACAATTAAAATGAGTTTTCAAGACGTTAGTACTTGGGGAGACACTAGACAAATAGATCCAACGGATAGTAATAATTCTTTTTCGTTATTTCAAAGTTGGGCACAATATGCTTTTGCACCAACTTGGGCAGTAAAAGTCGGTAGACAAGTAATATCTTATGATAATCAAAGAATTTTTGGTGGTTTAGATTGGGCAATGCAAGGTAGATTTCATGATGCAGCGTTGTTAAAATATAAAAACAAGAATTTTATTATGGATTTTGGTTTTGCTTTTAGCCAGCAATCTCAAAGAACAGAGGGAACAGATTTTTTTTTACAAGGCGCATTCACATATAAATCGATGCAATATGCATATCTAAAAAAAGAATACGAAAAAGGAGTGTTTAGTTTTTTGTTTTTAAATACAGGTTTTCAAGACTTTTCTGATGCCAACAATACAATTGCAGATGGTGTAAATTATAGACAAACTACCGGTGCTTTTTTTAAATTTCCAATAGATGGAGTTAAATTTGAAGGGAACGCTTATTATCAATTTGGAAAAGCTAGTGCAACAACAGATTTAAGTGGGTATAATTTAGCTTTAGAAGGAATTTATAAACCAAGCGCTACATTATTTGGTTTAGGTTTCGAAATGTTAAGTGGAACAGATCAAACAGGAGCATCTAAAAATAATTCTTTCTTTCCATTGTATGGAACAAACCATAAATTTAATGGGTTTATGGATTATTTTTACGTGGGTAACCATGTGAATAATGTTGGTTTAAATGATATGTATGCGAAAGCAGTTTTTAAAGCAGGAGAAAAATCTACACTTTTAGCAAAAATTCATTACTTTAGTGCCAATGCAGATTTACTAAACGATGCAGATAAGTACTTGGGTACAGAAGTAGATTTGGTTTATGGACAAAAAATAAATAAAATTATTTCTTTGAATGTTGGTTATTCTCATATGTTTGCTTCTGACAGTATGAGTTTAATAAAAGGAGGAAGACCTAGTAATAATACAAATAATTGGGCTTGGGTTCAATTAAAAATAATGCCAACATTATTTAATAGTTCTAAATAAAAGTATATTGAAACGCAAATTCAAAATTTTACCGGAAGAAACTGGATGGCGAAAAACAGCTTTGTTCTTAATTGCGGTTATAATTGGTCTGGGATTATTTATGGCAAAAGAAGCTAAAGTATTTTCTTATTTGTCAGACGATCCACAAGCCTGTGTAAATTGCCATGTTATGACTTCTGTTTATAATACTTGGCTAAAAAGCTCGCACAGAGAATCGGCAAACTGTAACGACTGTCATGTACCACATGATAATATTTTTGAAAAATATTATTTTAAAGCAAAAGATGGTTTGTACCATGCTTCTGTTTTTACAGCAAGAGCAGAACCAGATGTAATTAAAGCAAAAGAAGCTTCCCAAAGAGTAATTCAGGAAAACTGTATTCGTTGTCATGTACAACAAGTTACACAAGCCAAATACAGTGGGTTTTTAGAAGATCATAAAGAGAATAGAACAAAAAGACAGTGTTGGAGTTGTCACCAACAAGTTCCTCATGGAGATGTTCGTGGAATTTTAACAGTTAAATATAATATTGCACCATTACCAACAGATACAGAAAAAACGGTAATTCCAGAATGGTTAGCAAAAGAGATTAAATAAATTAAACATCAGCTAAAATGAAAAATAAAGTATTATTCGTAATTACAATTATCGCAGTTTTTCTGCTTGGTTTATTAGCATCAAGTATTGTAAACAGAAAGTCTGAAGCAAAATACCAATATGTACCACAAGTAGATATTACTAAAAATGAACCAAGAAATAAAGTTTGGGGAGAAAATTTTCCACTACAATACCAATCTTCTTTACAAACGTTAGATACTACTTTTAGTTCTTTTCAAGGTGGTTCTGCTATGAGAGATGTTTTAGAAGAAGATCCTCGTTTAGTAATTTTATTTGCAGGTTATGGTTTTTCTAAAGATTATAATCAAGGAAGAGGTCATGCTTACGCAGTAGAAGATATACACAATACTTTAAGATCTGGTGGACCAACAACAAAAGAAAACGGACCAATGCCAGCTACTTGCTGGACATGTAAAAGCCCAGATGTACCAAGATTAATGAATGAAATTGGTGTTGCTGAATTTTACAGTGGAAAATGGGCTGGTAAAGTTTCGGAAGTTGTAAACTCAATTGGTTGTGCAGATTGTCACAACGAAAAAACAATGAAATTACAAATTTCTAGACCTGCACTTGTAGAAGCTTTTGATGCTATGGGTAAAGATATTAATCAAGCTACACACAACGAAATGCGTTCTTTAGTTTGTGCTCAATGTCACGTAGAATATTATTTCGATAAAACAAAACCAGGTAAAGAAGGTGTACCTTATTTAACTTTTCCATGGAAAGATGGTATGTCTGTAGAAGATATGGAAAACTATTATGATAATATTCAATTTTCAGATTGGACTCATAAAATTAGTAAAGCACCAATGTTAAAAGCACAGCATCCAGGATATGAAACTTTTAAAACGGGTATTCATGCTCAAAGAGGAGTTTCTTGTGCAGATTGTCATATGCCTTATAAAAGTGAAGGTGGTCAAAAATTTACAGATCATCATATTCAATCGCCATTAAATAATACATCTAATGCCTGCCAAGTTTGTCATAGAGAAGATTCTAAAAACTTAATTGCAAGCGTGTATGAAAGACAAAGTAAATCTACTGAAAACAGATTAAAGTTAGAAGACCTTTTAGTAAAAGCACATTTAGAAGCTAAAAAATGTTGGGATTTAGGAGCTACAGAAGCACAAATGAAACCAATTTTAACAGATATTAGACATGCACAATGGCGTTGGGATTTTTCTGCTGCATCTCATGGAGCATCTTTTCATGCACCTGTAGAAATTGCAAGAGTTATTGGAAGCGGTTTGGTAAAAGCGCAAGAAGCACGTTTAAAATTAGCAAGAATGTTAGCAACTTTAGGGCACAACAAACCTATAGATATGCCAAATATTTCTACGAAAGAATTAGCGCAAGAATACATTGGTTTAGATATGAAGAAGTTAGAAGCAGAGAAAGCTAATTTTAAAAAGAACATTTTGCCAAAATGGTTAGAAGAAGCAAAACAAAGAGAAGATAAAATGGAGATTAAAACAACAGCGTCTCTTAACAAATAAAATATTATAATTTTATAAAAAGATGCCTTTTTCTTGCTAAAAAGGCATTTTTTTTAAGCAAATTTTTAAATAATGAATAAATTTAATCGTTTTCTATCATCACCAAAATTAGCAGTTTTATTATTATTTACTTTTGCGTTTTCTATGGCTTTAGCTACGTTTATCGAAAATGATTATGGAACTGCGACTGCATGGAAAATTATCTACAACGCTTGGTGGTTTGAGATGGTAATGGTAGGACTTGGAATTAGTTTTCTAATGAATATATTTAAGTATAAACTATTGCGAAAAGAGAAGTGGGCAATCTTATTATTCCATATTTCGTTCATTATAATTTTAATTGGTGCAGGTATTACACGTTATGTTTCTGAAGGTGGAATTATGCGTATTAGAGAAGGAGCTTCTTCTAATGTAATTATTTCGAGTACAAATTATTTACATATTCATTTAAGTGATGGTAAAACAAGTAAATCAGTTAGAAAACAAGTTAATTTTTCACCAATAAGTGATAATAGTTTTACTATAAATACAGATTTTAATAACGAACCAATAACTATTTCCTACAAAAATTTTGTGGCAGATGCTATTCCAAGAATTGTAGATGTAGAAGAAGGGGGAAAAGCAATGATAGAAATGATTGTTTCTGCTGGTAATGGAAGAGAAACCGTCTTTTTAGAACGAGGAGAAATTGAAGCTGTTGGAGAACATCAACATAAAATAGGG harbors:
- a CDS encoding sialidase family protein, which codes for MKTLFQFLLCCFSATLFAQTPTNSSDIQQSLDQKSKMIESSLVKNVAFTNIGPTVMSGRVADVAVNPENPTEFYVGYASGGLWYTNNNGTTFTPVLDNSPTQNIGDIAVDWSSGTIWVGTGEKNSSRSSYAGIGMLKSTNQGKTWTNVGLPDSHHVSRILINPNNADEVIVGVIGHLYSSNTERGIFKTTDGGKTWTKSLFINQDTGIIDVAVAPENFNIMYAASWERERKAWNFEGNGNNSSIYKSADAGTTWTKIADSSGFPTGNGVGRIGLAVFNENTVYALHDSQFRRPQNTNKKPSKSLSKEDFKTMSVSTFLNLTDKKLNTYLKTNGFQEKYRAENVKQMVRVGSVKPIDLAKYLEDANSLLFDTPVVGAEVFKTTNGGKSWKKTHEGYLDDLYYSYGYYFGEIRVDPQDENGIYVQGVPILKSKDGGKTFISISKENVHADHQALWVNPKKQGHLIDGNDGGLNISYDDGENWIKLNDPAVGQFYSVYADNQKNYKVYGGLQDNGVWVADNNARIDKYWQQSGQNPYESIMGGDGMQVQVDDRNPNIVYTGYQFGNYFRIDREKGKQDYIQPKHTLGETPYRFNWQTPIHLSKHNQDILYLGGNKLHRSLNKGDDWETISGDLTTGGKKGNVAYGTLTSISESPFQFGLIYVGSDDGYINITKNGGGSWTRISNNLPQNLWVSRVIASAHKKERVYATLNGYRFDDFTTYVYMSDDYGQTWKSISSNLPTSPVNVIKEDPANENILYVGTDNGLYVSFNHGNSWEAFSKNLPNVAVHDLVIQPTAKHLIMATHGRSLYKADISPLQVFDEDLATKYAYIFEIESIRKRNSWGSSWSKWLPANTPVVNIPFYVKSSGKITIDIYSEDTKATKSVKVNSIFVTADKGFNEAKFDVSFSEKGKKIYLKQHNEIDIKPAKNEVNYLPKGKYTVKIGDAESEFEVK
- a CDS encoding SRPBCC domain-containing protein; the encoded protein is MESKKVEIEAKVDKPIQKVWEFWTEPKHITNWNFASVDWHCPYAENDLKKGGKFSFTMASRDGKMSFDLGGTYDEVTENNQISSFLEDGRKVDTYFTAENNSTIVKTIFETENTNPIEMQKSGWQAILNNFKKYAENR
- a CDS encoding DUF6370 family protein, which encodes MKKLLFLSLFMIAFSCSNKKEVTQVAEVSCGQCQFDLDSEDGCSLAVRLDDKAYFVDGFNIDDFGDAHDEKIGFCNVVRKGEITGEVVDGRFVASSLKLLDSE
- a CDS encoding glutamine--tRNA ligase/YqeY domain fusion protein — its product is MSEEKKSLNFLEQIIEEDLANGMPKENLRFRFPPEPNGYLHIGHTKAIGISFGLGQKYNAPVNLRFDDTNPAKEEQEYVDAIKNDVSWLGYKWAEECYSSDYFQQLYDWAVLLIKDGKAYVDSQSSEEMRVQKGTPTQVGTNSPFRNRSVEENLELFQGMKDGKFKEGEHTLRAKIDMASDNMLMRDPLMYRIMFKDHHRTGSDWCIYPMYDWTHGESDYLEQISHSLCSLEFKPHRELYNWFRDNVYEYSKDSYPNPPKQREFSRLNLSYTIMSKRKLLTLVENGIVSGWDDPRMPTISGLRRRGYTPASIRSFVETVGVSKRENIIDVALLEFKIREDLNKTAKRVMAVLDPVKVVITNYPEGKEEMLDANYNDYEEGFGSREVPFSREIYIEREDFREEANKKFFRLKLGSEVRLKNAYFIKAESCTKDADGNITEIQCTYDPLTKSGMDTEESKRKVKGTLHWVSAKHAINAEVRAYDRLFLDEAPDSHKDKDYMEFINPDSLEIINAYLEPSLQTAEIGERFQFQRLGYFNVDDDSTSDKLVFNKTVGLRDSWSSKK
- a CDS encoding zinc ribbon domain-containing protein is translated as MSDQIRNYTCPKCNCKTYKLGQMRATGGTLSKIFDVQNQKFTSVTCERCTYTEFYKTKTSAISNVFDFFTN
- a CDS encoding DUF2452 domain-containing protein — protein: MKKEDKKPDLVVFNEETQKYDAALKPYGTSASSPVIKPTNTATWTADGVRRTNKILKGKFDEVRKEYEALMEKFHYNDMLYNAKFGFEPIFGEIYHLYNNKKNEHFLSIIAPDQWDLEYLGSFRLNTDKMWEKVDLKPDTEE
- the folB gene encoding dihydroneopterin aldolase; this encodes MGIIKVNNIKLYAFHGCLDEEAKIGSEYRVDVAIKADLRKSAKTDELVDTVDYVHLNHIVKQEMAIRSKLLEEVAQRILDRFFKELKMIKKATVAVSKINPPIGGNVEEVVIILTKKR
- a CDS encoding VOC family protein, with product MNLNQITVPSLDLEKSIPFYQKLGLELIVEALPNYARFVCPNGSSTFSIHQVKELPKGDGIYIYFECENLDEKVDSLIEEGIQFDEKLEDKNWLWREARLKDLDGNQLILFYGGENRINPPWKIKT